The sequence below is a genomic window from Chondrinema litorale.
TATTTTCATCTTCTTCACCCTTTTTTTTAATGAAAGATTACTACCAAATTTTAGAAATACCCCGAAATGCCTCTAGTGAGGAAATTAAAAGAGCATACAGAAAACTCGCTGTAAAATATCATCCAGATAAAAATGATGGGAACAAACATGCTGAAGAAAAATTTAAAGCGGTAAACGAAGCATACAGAACACTTTCTAATTCAAGTAAAAGGTATTATTACGACAACCCACAAGAGGCTGCTAAAATACAATATCAGAAATCATACTTATATCGAAAAATACAGTTTTACAAAAGAAGACAGGCAGAGAAAAATCTTTATAGAGAGCCCAAAACCGTCACATTTGTTAGAAACATTGTGGTTCTCACCATGCTTTTCGTCACTCTCTACATAGGTTTTACATCTTCTAGCTCTTTTTTTGGAAATACAAGCAGGTCTGTAACCATTAGGTTATATGAGTTTAACAACCTCATCCCAAAAGTAAACTCAACTGTTTATGATACTATTTACAGGTCTTACAAAGAAGAATTAATTGCCAAAGCAGAAATCTATAAAATGATGGGTAATAGCAATTACCGCAAAGGTTTTTATAAAGAAGCATTAGACCAGTACCTTACAATATATTACAATCAGAAATATATCGAAGGCTTTTCTGACTTAGTAGACTATATGCAAATTTGTTTTTTGAAAATTTCAGCACAAGATCAGGAAAAATTATTGGCAAGTTTGGACAAATACAGTTTACAGAAAGATATTTTTATTAACATCCCTGACGAAATACATGAGTTTGGAGGTAAAGAAATTTCTTAAAAGCACCTAAAATCTTTTTTTCCTATTTTCGCCTAATACAAGACACTATTACGAAAATGAAAAAGATGATTTTAATTAACCTATTATTAGCTCTACTCTTTTTGAATGAATGTTCAGAAGATGAAAAAGAAATTGAGCCCCCTACAAACATTCAGTTTACAGCCGACATAAGCGAAGATAAATCCGGCAAAGTAGTATTTAATATCAGTGCAGATAATGCTACTTATTACGTATTTTTTCCGGGTGCTTCACAAAGCGAAATCGGTGTAGAATCTGAAAGCGGAATTTTTGAATATACTTATGCCAAAAGTGGAGATTACTCTGCAAAAGTTTACATCTACTATGCTGACGATCATTTTATTACTGAAAAGTTAGATGTTTCTGTAGAAACCAATATTGAAGCAGGTTATGCTTTAGTCTGGTCTGATGAATTTGAAAATGATGGTGCCCCTAATGATGAAAATTGGGATTACGACATTGGCACTGGTTCCGATGGTTGGGGAAATAACGAAGATCAATACTATACTAGCCGAGAAGAAAATGTAAAAGTTGAAGATGGTGTATTAAAGATTATTGCTAAAAGTGAAAGTTACGAAGGCAGTGCATTTACATCTGCCAGATTGCTTACAAAAGACAAATTTGAATTTTCCTATGGCAAAGTTGAAGTAAGAGCAAAACTACCAAAAGGTGGAGGTACGTGGCCTGCTATATGGATGTTAGGTGCCAATATAGAATCTGTTGGCTGGCCAGAATGTGGTGAAATTGACATAATGGAACACGTTGGTAACAATGAAGGCACAGTAAGTACGGCGATACATACCAACTCTAGTTTTGGTGCCACACAAAATTACAAGGCTACCACTATTGAAAATGTAACCTCGGAGTTTCATGTTTATGGTCTTGAATGGACAGAAGACAATTTAACTATATCTGTCGATAGTGTTAATTATTACACTTACAATCCAGCTTCAAAAGGCGTAGATCACTGGCCATTTAACAAAGATTGTTTCATTATTTTAAACATTGCTATTGGTGGTACTTTAGGAGGAACTGTTTCAACAGATTTTAAAGAAGGAATTATGGAAATTGATTATGTAAGAGTCTATCAAGAATAGCTTGTATATTCAACTATTTTCAAGGAAGCTTTCTGAAATTGAACCAACATTTCAGAAAGCTTTTATTTTTAAATTGTATCACGAATGAACAGCAATTGTAACGAAAACGATACACCCCAGAAAAACACTCAATCATAAATGCCTTAATATCAGCATTTTAACAACTGGTACCCAAATTGAACTGGTATGATACAATTAACATAAAGAAAATAAAGATGCTTAGAAACTACCTGAAAATTTCTTTTAGACATTTACTCAGAAACAAATCTTACACACTTATCAATGTCTTTGGCCTTACACTTGGTGTCGCTGTTTGTATTATCATTTTCCTAATTATAAACAGGGATTTTCATTTCGATAAGGTGCATCAGCATTATTCAGATATTTATCGAGTGGTTTCAACCTCTTCTAATGCTTCGGGTAAAGATTTTTCTCCGGTTAGTAGCTACCCTTTAAAAGATGCTATTGAAGCGGAAATACAAGAAATTAATC
It includes:
- a CDS encoding glycoside hydrolase family 16 protein, with the protein product MKKMILINLLLALLFLNECSEDEKEIEPPTNIQFTADISEDKSGKVVFNISADNATYYVFFPGASQSEIGVESESGIFEYTYAKSGDYSAKVYIYYADDHFITEKLDVSVETNIEAGYALVWSDEFENDGAPNDENWDYDIGTGSDGWGNNEDQYYTSREENVKVEDGVLKIIAKSESYEGSAFTSARLLTKDKFEFSYGKVEVRAKLPKGGGTWPAIWMLGANIESVGWPECGEIDIMEHVGNNEGTVSTAIHTNSSFGATQNYKATTIENVTSEFHVYGLEWTEDNLTISVDSVNYYTYNPASKGVDHWPFNKDCFIILNIAIGGTLGGTVSTDFKEGIMEIDYVRVYQE
- a CDS encoding DnaJ domain-containing protein — translated: MKDYYQILEIPRNASSEEIKRAYRKLAVKYHPDKNDGNKHAEEKFKAVNEAYRTLSNSSKRYYYDNPQEAAKIQYQKSYLYRKIQFYKRRQAEKNLYREPKTVTFVRNIVVLTMLFVTLYIGFTSSSSFFGNTSRSVTIRLYEFNNLIPKVNSTVYDTIYRSYKEELIAKAEIYKMMGNSNYRKGFYKEALDQYLTIYYNQKYIEGFSDLVDYMQICFLKISAQDQEKLLASLDKYSLQKDIFINIPDEIHEFGGKEIS